The following are encoded together in the Chlorocebus sabaeus isolate Y175 chromosome 12, mChlSab1.0.hap1, whole genome shotgun sequence genome:
- the LOC140713056 gene encoding interferon alpha-17-like → MALSFSLLMAVVVLSYKPICSLGCDLPQTHSLGHRRAFILLAQMERISPFSCLKDRHDFGFPQEEFDGNQFQKAQAISVLHEMIQQTFNLFSTKDSSAAWEQNLLEKFSAELYQQLNDLKACVIAEPGMEETLLMNEESILAVKKYFQRITLYLTEKKYSPCAWEVVRAEIMRSLSFSTNLQRRLRRKD, encoded by the coding sequence ATGGCCCTGTCCTTTTCTTTACTGATGGCCGTGGTGGTGCTCAGCTACAAACCCATCTGCTCTCTGGGCTGTGATCTGCCTCAGACCCATAGCCTGGGTCATAGGAGGGCCTTCATACTCCTGGCACAAATGGAAAGAATCTCTCCTTTCTCCTGTCTGAAGGACAGACATGACTTTGGATTCCCCCAGGAGGAGTTTGATGGCAACCAGTTCCAGAAGGCTCAAGCCATCTCTGTCCTCCATGAGATGATCCAGCAGACCTTCAATCTCTTCAGTACAAAGGACTCATCTGCTGCTTGGGAACAGAACCTCCTAGAAAAATTTTCCGCTGAGCTTTACCAGCAACTGAATGACTTGAAAGCCTGTGTGATAGCAGAGCCTGGGATGGAAGAGACTCTCTTGATGAATGAGGAATCCATCCTGGCTGTGAAGAAATACTTCCAAAGAATCACTCTCTATCTGACGGAGAAGAAATACAGcccttgtgcctgggaggttgtCAGAGCAGAAATCATGAGATCCCTCTCTTTTTCAACAAACTTGCAAAGAAGATTAAGGAGGAAGGATTGA